In Spodoptera frugiperda isolate SF20-4 chromosome 4, AGI-APGP_CSIRO_Sfru_2.0, whole genome shotgun sequence, a single window of DNA contains:
- the LOC118272707 gene encoding nucleoprotein TPR isoform X1: MEAAESEAGVKTHLNNVLSDEEIANLPSPITEKINAYIDKTFEEYLTSKALHETNKSQIGDRVSSLEAQILEVTAKYDDAVKKLSTSDETITELTQQVESLNTELEKARDKITRLENEIISFKSSRDAAVDERNDLTRILQRRDAEIERLTSSEAALSQQLRAAIDAKCEALALNDEIQSKELTLQYREKRIEQERTLLNSQIAGLTEEVNRLTSELQTVRLNNTSRSVNLETQLAEKIEELNAANETITQLNEVKKNLNNRAESLTQRLMEQREIENKMTENYKKELEAKTKLADLFKTMHDDAEAKTLEMTEGIAELQKLLNEATEKYGELETKYKQAELDHEELMDKKNEIISSLKNELEHANDLLKAANAQSLDMALSDLAPSAATASKLLKSGMSLTQIYSQLVKVSDELAQEKEDNRRLNVTINTIVQELEEKAPLLQKQKMEYEEALESNTALSQQIDSLVIECNRLRDDYNESSKIANHYSRENTKLKGELADLGRQVCFLLKEIEHNRGGLLPNGDHDSSQTASNTTNSSDLSSSRIISKTLVTFSDIQELQSNNQKLLRMIREMTDKQEEFERHKEQFESGELQNKIESLKNRVVELTEAQDRQTKMVNGLIRQRDMFKKLYHDHMKGKRHELSASEITELEKSGIYSMETTPEKVSKTPVPETSSFEIKYKETEKQLELLKEEYKTYKEEKVTNERMLFEQIDSMRQEIGKLTAANSKCASTSEYNNERLKILQTNITTYKKQISSLEEKNKAYNATIAKQEVSLQHLRDEALNAQSKLAAAEIQLENLKLEFKLLKDAELRIQTEKEMLTRERQGQSLLLKNLELIKASLERVEAENRAKIETRLDEATRECSALRRRLQEEQDRFRELAAHLERQTNTAKERMQEEKDAADNLRKEITEMRQELLEKNKSNEELTKKLKVALSPNTDGSYDTVKKIRDLENKLSDKQGEVQSLQEQLNVAKEHIKQYCDISESAEKELKALHTEYEAYKTETDAKLADYTSKLQNLEDKCSELEAELSLHANGEHSNSNTALKNELANIKEELNNSINNTNSYRSELESARAEITKLSEALQNAEEKYTHEMILHSSDIQALSHVKEELLRAQNQLNELTALKQRAVEDLETEKKSWSDRQNILMSENSQLTERLKDLNDQNALLHDQIQALGTQLSVTHASRTDSFNESANDSNINVSVSEEDGKSSEQLFQIVKYLRKEKDIAMAKFDILQAETMRLKSQLEIAEKQLDETKLTLAAEREKSEVSMVTVNRQSDILRKVETLNALTDSNRILREERDILSARVEELAAIAKSTESQLAPLQEKISDLSSKNETLQSENNALKADCARWRTRVNALVERANKTSPEDWKRLQNERETLAKMLTNEKENVRKLNEELGAIKVEKSKIEEQYSLLSRQQNILAEENKKLNEELHTLKDDMARVTEEVTKLKAEHSAIVAANAKLTEELSNKDASLTDIRNKENQIRKIAKKYKAQYEELVKTTEEEKKKNEGDVAAADAAMTESNKKFEEHIAELQAKLETEKANTDKLKQELETLRSANLEKEEKSKQVLKQAKSKIVQLTELKNTLSRELDESRNKIGAIEQSTRDEQDVRLALIKSQYEGRLSRLEKERSEAQAEKTREVEALHQKVTMLQRQLASQASASKQQATTEKSTTEPPTANIKPMAGVAQQSVTASRRGGETPLASIRPMAQVGPTAPHDAHTTEYMPASSSRPLPRAALAASTAPPESTQDMDTSEAGMGSSGSSDSTAQPSTHSQVPQQAVAMVMPRIEQPSGTASGSLTGVPAASSAAASSVATPAASAPPISGTTAGPSTSCPVSQASGSVSTSHAPPGVSTSAAAAGVSTSHAAPGVSTSHAAPGVSTSHPPPGVSTSHAPPGVSTSHAPPDARPPKRRLQQRPLASKRTRVQGFERSVEVEYQVPTSSRCDQDDEGVIVVDSEEDDERCTGTMYREGEEEEEDMEEEQEVEAGEEEEEVEGDDSENTTRQESPAQSPEAGEEAEEGAAGAARAEADSEPAPAIQQIEAISSGTEQSGALSLGGNNGDDGDDSIVPSTPTLYVPRRNDGFGEAVVSPVGGGAGAARFTFAEAHAALQQHHDTHADLAAALPPAPLAAPALDARPEGGETRDWEESRAEEEATAVSSQGSEPSSPHQQVAEEGREAEASAPTGVARRSHTQQHAHSPHSPHSQNQRWMRAADSESGTRGRGMRSRGRPSRRSHNYNRF; encoded by the exons ATGGAGGCCGCTGAATCTGAAGCCGGTGTAAAAACTCACTTGAATAATGTGTTATCAGACGAGGAAATTGCTAATTTACCCAGTCCCATTACAGAAAAGATCAATGCTTACATCGATAAAACATTTGAAGAATATTTAACATCTAAAGCTCTTCATGAAACCAATAAGTCCCAGATAG gTGATCGGGTATCATCACTGGAAGCCCAGATCCTTGAAGTGACGGCGAAATATGACGATGCTGTAAAGAAGCTTTCAACATCTGATGAAACTATCACAGAACTTACACAACAGGTTGAATCTTTAAATACCGAATTAGAAAAAGCGCGTGATAAAATAACACGCcttgaaaatgaaattatttctttcaaaaGCTCAAGAGACGCTGCTGTTGACGAAAGAAATGACTTGACAAGAATATTACAAAGGCGAGATGCCGAAATTGAAAGACTAACTTCTAGTGAGGCTGCATTGTCTCAACAATTACGTGCAGCGATTGATGCCAAATGTGAAGCCTTAGCACTAAATGATGAAATACAAAGCAAAGAACTTACACTGCAATATCGTGAAAAACGTATTGAACAGGAAAGAACTTTACTTAATTCACAAATTGCTGGCTTGACTGAAGAAGTTAATCGTCTGACATCTGAACTGCAAACTGTAAGATTAAACAACACCAGTCGTTCAGTGAACTTGGAAACTCAATTAGCTGAAAAAATCGAGGAACTGAATGCTGCCAATGAGACTATTACTCAGTTAAATGAGGTAAAGAAAAATTTGAACAACAGAGCTGAAAGTCTCACTCAACGTTTAATGGAACAAagagaaatagaaaataaaatgacagaaaattacaaaaaagaGTTGGAGGCCAAAACTAAATTAGCTGACTTATTTAAAACCATGCATGATGACGCTGAAGCAAAAACCTTGGAGATGACTGAAGGAATTGCAGAATTACAAAAATTATTGAATGAAGCCACTGAGAAATATGGGGAACTggaaacaaaatacaaacaagCTGAGTTGGACCATGAAGAATTAATGGAtaagaaaaatgaaataattagttCATTAAAGAATGAATTGGAACATgcaaatgatttattaaaagcTGCTAATGCTCAAAGTCTTGACATGGCTTTAAGTGACTTGGCTCCATCAGCAGCAACTGCAAGTAAACTGTTGAAATCAGGAATGTCTCTTACACAAATATATTCCCAATTGGTGAAAGTTTCGGATGAGCTAGCTCAAGAAAAGGAAGATAATAGACGTCTCAATGTCACCATTAACACCATTGTTCAAGAATTGGAGGAAAAAGCTCCTTTactgcaaaaacaaaaaatggaaTATGAAGAAGCATTAGAAAGCAACACAGCTCTGTCTCAGCAAATTGATTCCCTAGTCATTGAATGTAATAGACTTCGAGATGATTACAATGAATCATCTAAAATAGCAAACCACTACAGTCgtgaaaatacaaaattgaaaGGTGAATTGGCGGATTTAGGAAGACAAGTTTGTTTCTTGTTGAAAGAAATTGAACACAATCGTGGAGGTCTTTTACCTAATGGTGACCATGATTCATCACAAACTGCTTCTAATACGACAAATTCATCTGATTTAAGTTCATCAAGAATTATATCTAAAACATTGGTGACATTTTCAGATATTCAAGAATTACAATCAAATAATCAAAAACTTTTGCGTATGATACGCGAAATGACAGATAAGCAAGAAGAATTCGAACGCCATAAGGAACAATTTGAGAGTGGTGAATTGCAAAATAAGATAGAATCCTTGAAAAATAGAGTTGTTGAGCTCACTGAAGCTCAAGATCGTCAAACGAAAATGGTCAATGGCCTTATCAGACAAAGAGACATGTTTAAGAAACTGTATCATGATCATATGAAAGGCAAACGCCATGAGTTATCTGCATCTGAGATCACAGAGTTAGAAAAAAGTGGAATTTACTCAATGGAAACCACACCTGAAAAAGTTAGCAAGACTCCTGTTCCGGAGACATCttcatttgaaattaaatacaaagaaaCAGAGAAACAATTGGAATTATTAAAGGAAGAATACAAAACTTACAAAGAGGAAAAAGTAACTAATGAAAGAATGCTATTTGAACAGATTGATAGCATGAGGCAAGAAATAGGTAAATTGACTGCTGCCAACAGTAAATGTGCTTCGACATCCGAGTACAATAATGAAAGACTTAAAATTCTGCAAACCAATATTACAACTTATAAAAAGCAAATTTCGTCTTTAGAAGAAAAGAATAAAGCTTATAATGCTACCATAGCTAAGCAGGAAGTCTCATTGCAACATTTAAGAGATGAGGCTTTAAATGCTCAGAGTAAACTTGCAGCTGCTGAAATACAACTAGAAAACTTGAAACtagaatttaaattacttaaagaTGCTGAGCTGCGTATACAAACAGAAAAAGAAATGTTAACCAGAGAAAGACAAGGCCAATCTTTACTTCTGAAAAATTTGGAACTAATCAAAGCTAGTTTAGAACGCGTAGAAGCAGAGAATCGAGCAAAAATTGAGACAAGGTTAGATGAAGCTACCAGGGAATGTTCAGCTTTAAGAAGAAGGCTACAGGAAGAACAAGATCGATTTAGAGAATTGGCAGCTCATCTAGAACGGCAGACGAATACAGCAAAAGAAAGAATGCAGGAAGAAAAGGATGCTGCAGATAATTTAAGAAAAGAAATTACCGAAATGAGACAAGAGTTATTAGAGAAAAATAAGTCAAACgaagaattaactaaaaagcTCAAAGTTGCTCTATCTCCCAACACTGATGGATCATATGAcacagttaaaaaaataagggatttagaaaataaattgtcagACAAACAAGGAGAAGTCCAGTCACTCCAGGAACAACTGAATGTAGCAAAAgaacatataaaacaatattgtgatATATCAGAAAGCGCAGAAAAGGAATTAAAAGCTCTTCATACTGAATATGAAGCTTATAAAACTGAAACTGATGCTAAGTTGGCGGATTATACCAGTAAATTGCAGAATTTGGAAGATAAGTGTTCAGAGCTAGAGGCTGAGTTATCACTACATGCCAATGGAGAACATTCCAATAGTAACACTGCATTGAAGAACGAATTAGCCAATATCAAGGAAGAATTGAATAATTccataaataatactaatagttACCGCTCGGAACTTGAATCTGCACGTGCTGAAATAACTAAGCTCTCAGAAGCACTACAGAATGCAGAAGAAAAATACACTCATGAAATGATTTTACATTCAAGTGATATTCAAGCCCTGTCTCATGTTAAAGAAGAATTACTACGAgcacaaaatcaattaaatgaaCTAACTGCTTTGAAACAGCGTGCTGTAGAAGATTTAGAAACGGAAAAGAAGTCATGGTCAGATAGACAAAACATATTAATGAGTGAAAATAGCCAACTTACTGAGCGATTGAAAGACTTAAATGACCAAAATGCTCTGTTACATGACCAAATACAAGCTTTGGGCACACAGCTGTCAGTTACTCATGCATCTCGCACAGATAGTTTTAATGAGTCTGCAAATGATTCCAATATTAATGTTTCAGTAAGTGAAGAAGATGGAAAATCGTCTGAGCAATTATTCCAAATTGTGAAGTACTTAAGGAAAGAAAAAGATATTGCTATGGCTAAATTTGACATCCTACAAGCTGAAACTATGCGACTAAAATCGCAATTAGAAATAGCAGAGAAACAGCTTGatgaaacaaaattaactcTAGCAGCCGAAAGAGAAAAATCTGAAGTGAGTATGGTGACTGTGAATAGACAGTCAGATATATTAAGAAAAGTTGAAACTTTGAATGCTCTGACTGACAGTAACAGAATATTAAGAGAAGAGCGCGATATATTGTCTGCTCGCGTCGAAGAGCTGGCAGCAATCGCAAAATCAACGGAGTCTCAATTAGCACCATTGCAAGAGAAAATTTCTGACCTTTCATCCAAAAATGAAACTTTACAATCTGAAAACAATGCTTTGAAGGCAGATTGTGCAAGATGGAGAACTAGAGTAAATGCCTTGGTTGAACGTGCTAACAAAACCAGTCCTGAAGATTGGAAACGCCTTCAAAATGAAAGAGAGACTCTTGctaaaatgttaacaaatgaaaaagaaaatgtcagaAAACTTAATGAAGAACTTGGGGCTATTAAAGTAGAAAAGTCTAAAATAGAGGAACAATATTCCTTATTATCAAGACAGCAAAATATTTTAGCAGAAGAAAACAAAAAGCTTAATGAAGAATTACATACTCTTAAGGATGATATGGCTAGAGTTACTGAAGAAGTTACAAAACTTAAAGCAGAACATTCTGCAATTGTCGCCGCCAATGCTAAACTAACTGAAGAACTATCTAATAAAGATGCTTCCTTGACTGACatcagaaataaagaaaatcagATCAGAAAAATCGCTAAAAAGTACAAAGCTCAGTATGAAGAATTAGTAAAAACAACAGAggaagagaagaaaaagaatgaAGGTGATGTTGCAGCTGCAGACGCTGCAATGACAGAAAGCAATAAGAAATTCGAAGAACACATAGCTGAACTTCAAGCAAAACTTGAAACTGAAAAGGCAAACacagataaattaaaacaagagcTAGAAACTCTCAGGTCTGCAAATcttgaaaaagaagaaaaatctaAACAAGTTTTAAAGCAAGCTAAAAGCAAAATTGTTCAACTGActgaacttaaaaataccttaagCCGCGAATTAGATGAGTCTCGGAATAAAATCGGTGCGATTGAGCAAAGTACTCGGGACGAACAAGATGTAAGACTAGCGCTTATAAAATCTCAATATGAAGGACGACTTTCACGATTAGAGAAAGAACGCAGTGAGGCCCAGGCAGAAAAAACTAGAGAGGTGGAAGCTTTACATCAGAAAGTCACTATGCTTCAGCGGCAACTAGCAAGTCAAGCATCAGCTTCTAAACAACAAGCCACTACTGAGAAAAGTACTACAGAACCACCAACTGCTAACATCAAACCTATGGCTG GTGTAGCACAGCAAAGTGTAACTGCAAGTCGACGTGGGGGCGAGACTCCTCTGGCATCAATTCGTCCAATGGCACAAGTGGGACCGACAGCGCCACATGACGCTCACACAACAGAGTACATGCCTGCATCCTCGTCGCGACCGCTTCCTCGAGCTGCCTTAGCAGCATCCACGGCACCTCCAGAGTCGACACAG gatATGGATACCAGCGAAGCTGGCATGGGTAGTTCTGGTTCTAGTGACAGTACAGCACAACCTTCGACACATTCCCAAGTACCACAACAA GCTGTGGCAATGGTTATGCCACGCATCGAACAACCCAGCGGCACTGCGTCTGGCAGCTTGACAGGCGTACCTGCAGCCAGCTCGGCTGCCGCGTCCAGTGTCGCAACGCCAGCTGCATCAGCACCTCCAATATCAG GGACGACTGCAGGCCCGTCAACGTCTTGCCCGGTGTCGCAAGCGTCAGGTAGCGTGAGCACGTCCCACGCGCCGCCCGGCGTGAGCACTTCGGCAGCGGCGGCGGGCGTGAGCACGTCTCACGCGGCGCCCGGCGTCAGCACGTCGCACGCGGCGCCCGGCGTCAGTACTTCGCACCCGCCGCCCGGCGTCAGTACGTCCCACGCGCCGCCCGGCGTCAGTACGTCGCACGCGCCGCCAGACGCACGCCCCCCTAAGCGTCGCCTTCAACAACGCCCGCTTGCTTCTAAGAGAACTCGGGTGCAA GGTTTTGAACGGTCTGTGGAAGTAGAATACCAAGTACCAACATCTTCCCGCTGCGATCAAGATGACGAAGGTGTCATCGTCGTTGATTCGGAGGAAGACGATGAACGATGCACTGGCACGATGTACAGG GAGGGAGAGGAAGAGGAGGAAGACATGGAAGAGGAACAAGAAGTGGAGGCCGGTGAGGAAGAGGAGGAGGTTGAAGGAGACGACAGTGAGAATACTACAAGACAG GAGTCGCCGGCGCAGTCCCCCGAGGCCGGCGAGGAGGCGGAGGAAGGCGCGGCCGGCGCGGCGCGGGCCGAGGCCGACAGCGAGCCCGCGCCCGCCATCCAGCAGATCGAAGCCATCAGCAGCGGCACTGAGC aaAGTGGAGCGCTGTCTTTGGGAGGTAACAATGGTGACGACGGAGACGACAGCATAGTACCGTCCACACCTACCCTCTACGTACCACGACGCAATGACGG GTTCGGCGAGGCGGTGGTGTCGCCGgtgggcggcggcgcgggcgcggcgcggtTCACGTTCGCGGAGGCGCACGCGGCGCTGCAGCAGCACCACGACACGCACGCCGACCTGGCCGCCGCGctgccgcccgcgccgctcgcCGCGCCCGCGCTCGACGCAC GTCCAGAAGGTGGTGAAACCAGAGACTGGGAGGAGTCAAGAGCTGAGGAGGAAGCAACCGCCGTCAGTTCACAGGGTAGTGAGCCATCTTCACCACATCAA